The Sinorhizobium meliloti genome includes a window with the following:
- a CDS encoding amino acid ABC transporter permease produces the protein MYEFNFAPVLASFDQLLVGAWLTVRLSCAAMLIGLVVSVFCAWGKTAGPAILRAVIDGYIEIIRNTPFLVQIFFIFFGMPSLGLRLSPNSAALLALVVNFGAYGTEIIRAGIESIHKGQVEAGWALGLSRPQIFRYVVMKPALRTVYPALTSQFIYLMLNTSVVSVISADDLAAAGNDLQSATFASFEVYIAVTLIYLALSVGFSALFYAVEKAAFKYPLGR, from the coding sequence ATGTACGAATTCAACTTCGCGCCTGTACTCGCGTCTTTCGACCAGTTGCTGGTCGGCGCGTGGCTGACGGTTCGCCTGTCATGCGCAGCCATGTTGATCGGCCTCGTCGTTTCAGTCTTCTGCGCGTGGGGAAAGACGGCAGGACCGGCGATCCTGCGTGCCGTGATCGATGGCTATATCGAGATCATCCGAAACACGCCTTTCCTGGTGCAGATATTCTTCATCTTCTTCGGCATGCCTTCGCTTGGTCTAAGGCTTTCGCCGAACAGCGCGGCGCTGCTGGCGCTTGTCGTTAATTTCGGCGCCTACGGTACGGAGATCATCCGCGCCGGGATCGAATCCATTCATAAGGGGCAGGTAGAGGCCGGCTGGGCGCTTGGGCTGTCGAGGCCCCAGATTTTCCGCTATGTCGTCATGAAGCCGGCCTTGCGCACCGTCTATCCCGCGCTCACCAGTCAGTTCATATACCTGATGCTGAATACCAGCGTCGTGTCGGTCATCTCAGCGGATGACCTGGCTGCTGCCGGCAACGACCTCCAATCCGCCACCTTTGCGAGCTTCGAGGTCTATATCGCAGTCACTCTGATCTATCTTGCCCTGTCGGTCGGTTTCTCCGCGCTGTTTTACGCGGTCGAGAAAGCGGCATTCAAATATCCCCTCGGCCGCTAG
- a CDS encoding SDR family oxidoreductase gives MTELSGKTILITGALGTLGRAQAERLGRAGAGLLLLDRPGAEAGEGFAASLAAAHETMAIYVGEDLNNLASAEKRAATLSSEHGGIDILINNAALIINKPFEEFSLEEYEDQVRVNSSAAFALARAVTPGMKQKRYGKIVNFCSLTLNGRWDGYVPYVASKGAMLGLTKALARELGPHGVRVNAVSPGAVVSEAEERIFADRLQQYNDWIVENQSLKARIQPSDVADLVHFLVSPASDMISGQNIAIDGGW, from the coding sequence ATGACAGAGCTTTCCGGAAAGACCATCCTCATTACCGGCGCGCTCGGCACGCTCGGCCGCGCCCAGGCCGAGCGGCTGGGGCGCGCCGGCGCCGGTTTGCTGCTGCTGGATCGCCCGGGCGCGGAAGCCGGGGAGGGCTTCGCGGCGAGCCTCGCCGCGGCTCACGAAACCATGGCGATCTATGTCGGCGAAGACCTGAATAACCTAGCTTCGGCGGAAAAGCGCGCAGCTACGCTTTCCAGCGAGCATGGCGGCATCGACATTCTCATCAACAATGCGGCGCTCATCATCAACAAGCCTTTCGAGGAATTTTCGCTGGAGGAATACGAAGACCAGGTCCGCGTCAACTCGTCGGCGGCTTTCGCGCTTGCCCGAGCCGTAACGCCCGGGATGAAGCAGAAGCGCTACGGCAAGATCGTGAACTTTTGCTCCCTCACGTTGAACGGCCGCTGGGACGGCTATGTGCCCTATGTAGCGTCCAAAGGCGCGATGCTGGGGCTGACGAAGGCGCTTGCGCGCGAACTCGGCCCCCACGGCGTGCGCGTCAACGCGGTGTCGCCGGGCGCGGTGGTTTCGGAGGCGGAAGAGCGGATCTTTGCCGACCGCCTGCAACAATACAATGACTGGATCGTCGAAAACCAGTCGCTGAAGGCGCGCATCCAGCCCTCGGACGTCGCCGACCTGGTCCACTTCCTCGTCTCGCCGGCCTCCGACATGATTTCCGGCCAGAACATCGCGATCGACGGCGGCTGGTGA
- a CDS encoding aldose 1-epimerase codes for MPAIELSNGEARLIARPDLGAGLTAFDVLHDGVWQAIFRRVDPSTAHPFALSNILLVPFSGRVSGGGFTFDGTFHALPRNVETELYPIHGNGFSAAWDVTSVSADLITLTLSAEGPGPFRYDATMSYRLQGAGLVMDLSLANRARIRLPYGAGFHPWFVREPDTTLHAPARGVWLERSDHLPKAHDAVAAHPDMDFNRPQPLPARWINNWFDGWDGKARIQWPSRGLAADVNASEALRQYVVFSPAADSGFFCFEPVTHPVDAFNLPGKAEAHGLKILEPDESLAVSVRVASDFG; via the coding sequence ATGCCGGCGATCGAGCTCTCTAACGGCGAGGCCCGCCTCATCGCGCGGCCCGACCTTGGCGCCGGGCTGACGGCATTCGACGTGCTGCACGATGGCGTCTGGCAAGCGATCTTCCGCAGGGTCGATCCGTCGACCGCGCATCCCTTCGCGCTTTCGAACATTCTGCTTGTTCCTTTTTCCGGGCGGGTTTCCGGCGGCGGGTTCACGTTTGACGGAACCTTTCATGCCCTGCCGCGGAACGTGGAAACGGAGCTATACCCGATCCACGGGAACGGCTTTTCGGCCGCTTGGGACGTTACCTCCGTGAGCGCGGATCTGATCACGCTCACCCTTTCGGCCGAGGGACCGGGACCTTTCCGCTACGACGCAACGATGTCCTACCGCCTGCAGGGCGCAGGACTTGTGATGGACCTCAGCCTCGCCAACCGCGCCAGGATCCGTCTGCCCTACGGCGCTGGTTTTCATCCCTGGTTCGTGCGCGAGCCGGATACGACGCTGCACGCGCCGGCCCGCGGCGTCTGGCTCGAGCGATCCGATCACCTGCCAAAGGCCCATGATGCCGTAGCCGCACATCCGGATATGGATTTCAACAGGCCGCAGCCATTGCCGGCGCGCTGGATCAACAACTGGTTCGACGGCTGGGACGGCAAGGCGCGCATCCAATGGCCGAGCCGCGGGCTCGCGGCGGACGTGAATGCGAGCGAGGCGCTGCGCCAATACGTCGTCTTCTCGCCCGCTGCCGACTCCGGCTTCTTCTGCTTCGAACCGGTGACGCACCCCGTCGATGCGTTCAATCTGCCCGGCAAGGCCGAAGCCCACGGGCTCAAGATTCTCGAACCGGATGAATCGCTGGCCGTCTCTGTCCGTGTCGCCTCAGACTTTGGCTGA
- a CDS encoding LacI family DNA-binding transcriptional regulator, with product MSFQERKKPRVTLLDVARHANVSRATASLVLRKSPLVGSETRARVEQAMRDLGYVYNIGAARLRVERSQIIGAIVPNLTNPFFAELLSGIEEAIGATGKVVILANSGERVERQSMLLQRMREHGVDGVVLCPAAGTEPDLSEQLAAWGMPVVQVLRHISADMDYVGVDYAGGMRQAVDYLASLGHEKIAFAAHGPVHSAYRERVDGFRDAMLAKAFDPEILIHLPAQLGEIAGATHLLFAQATQPTAVICFNHLVALGLAAGLHDCGLTIGRDLSLIGFDDVADAEAIRPRLTSVSTGPTAIGEMAARLLVERIANPDLPARRVVSDTTLSVRQSCGRPA from the coding sequence ATGTCTTTCCAAGAACGAAAGAAGCCTCGCGTCACGCTTCTGGATGTTGCGCGGCATGCCAATGTTTCCCGCGCGACCGCCTCCCTTGTTCTTCGCAAGAGCCCGCTGGTCGGCAGTGAGACACGCGCGCGGGTCGAGCAGGCGATGCGGGATTTGGGCTATGTCTACAACATCGGCGCAGCCCGCCTGCGCGTCGAACGCAGCCAGATCATCGGCGCAATCGTGCCAAATCTCACCAATCCATTCTTTGCGGAGCTCCTTTCAGGCATCGAGGAGGCTATCGGGGCCACCGGCAAGGTGGTCATTCTCGCCAATAGCGGGGAGAGGGTGGAGCGGCAGTCGATGCTGCTCCAGCGCATGCGTGAACACGGGGTGGACGGGGTCGTTCTTTGCCCCGCCGCGGGCACCGAACCTGACCTGTCCGAGCAGTTAGCCGCGTGGGGTATGCCCGTCGTCCAGGTATTGCGCCACATCTCGGCCGATATGGACTATGTCGGCGTGGACTACGCCGGCGGCATGCGTCAGGCGGTGGATTATCTCGCTTCGCTCGGTCATGAGAAGATTGCCTTTGCCGCCCACGGCCCGGTCCATTCGGCCTATCGGGAGCGCGTGGACGGCTTCCGCGACGCCATGCTGGCAAAGGCGTTCGATCCTGAGATACTGATCCACTTGCCGGCACAACTCGGAGAAATCGCCGGCGCGACCCACCTTCTGTTCGCACAGGCTACACAGCCGACTGCCGTGATCTGCTTCAATCATCTCGTCGCTCTCGGCCTTGCCGCAGGACTTCACGATTGCGGGCTCACGATCGGACGCGATCTCTCGCTGATCGGCTTCGACGACGTGGCGGACGCCGAGGCCATCCGGCCGAGACTGACCTCGGTCTCGACCGGCCCCACCGCGATCGGCGAAATGGCGGCGCGGCTCCTTGTCGAGCGCATCGCCAATCCGGATTTGCCGGCGCGGCGCGTGGTGAGCGATACGACGCTGAGCGTTCGGCAGTCCTGCGGCCGGCCCGCCTGA
- a CDS encoding ABC transporter permease codes for MKRFLKIYLDKPELAGLALLFVLVLVFQAKSNGILLSFENMRGVMGLLPEMALVAIGVTLLMICGEFDLSVGSVFALMPMSMAVLLNSGVPFTVAVLLGLMICGAIGFINGYVTLQFSIPSFITTLGMLFIARSLTIVISGGFPPLLPPDLPTWLFTDYIWQGSPFRMSFLWFVVIAALVAALLSLTNFGNWIRATGGFNEAAASMGIPVKRVKIVCFMLCSVLAGFAGLLQVLRLGSPLPSIGEGLELQAVAAAVIGGTALAGGIGTVFGAIIGTLLIRTIDNGLVLSRVDANWFKFAVGVLTMFAVIANAWMGKMSRKIKVEAHK; via the coding sequence ATGAAGCGGTTTCTGAAAATCTATCTCGACAAGCCCGAGCTAGCCGGCCTTGCACTGCTGTTCGTCCTCGTCCTCGTCTTCCAGGCGAAGTCGAACGGCATTCTTCTTTCCTTCGAGAACATGCGTGGCGTGATGGGCCTTCTGCCGGAAATGGCGCTCGTCGCCATCGGCGTGACGCTCCTGATGATCTGCGGCGAATTCGACCTGTCGGTCGGGTCCGTCTTTGCGCTGATGCCCATGTCGATGGCGGTGCTATTGAATTCCGGCGTGCCCTTCACCGTCGCGGTGCTGCTCGGTCTCATGATCTGCGGGGCGATCGGTTTCATCAATGGTTACGTGACGCTGCAATTCTCGATACCGAGCTTCATCACGACTCTGGGGATGCTCTTCATCGCGCGTTCGCTGACCATCGTCATATCAGGCGGTTTCCCGCCGCTTCTGCCGCCCGACCTGCCGACCTGGCTCTTCACGGACTACATCTGGCAGGGCTCGCCGTTCCGCATGTCCTTCCTCTGGTTCGTCGTCATTGCCGCACTCGTGGCGGCGCTGCTGTCGCTCACCAACTTCGGCAACTGGATTCGGGCGACCGGCGGCTTTAACGAGGCCGCCGCCTCGATGGGCATTCCGGTCAAGCGCGTGAAGATCGTCTGCTTCATGCTTTGCTCGGTACTGGCGGGCTTTGCAGGCCTGCTTCAGGTGCTGCGTCTCGGCTCGCCGCTGCCGTCGATCGGCGAAGGGCTGGAATTGCAGGCGGTCGCCGCGGCCGTCATCGGCGGTACGGCGCTCGCAGGAGGGATCGGCACGGTCTTCGGCGCCATCATCGGCACGCTTCTGATCCGCACGATCGACAACGGCCTTGTCCTTTCCCGTGTCGATGCCAACTGGTTCAAGTTCGCGGTCGGGGTTCTGACCATGTTTGCCGTCATCGCCAATGCCTGGATGGGCAAGATGTCCCGCAAGATCAAGGTGGAGGCGCACAAATGA
- a CDS encoding antibiotic biosynthesis monooxygenase — protein MIVRQALFEGIIHPGREQAFRGYVEERLVPLWQAFPGVREVRVLHAVDRDEGAPAFAMILSTTYDDREALARALESPVRYESRELTKGLLEMFEGHIHYHVFELDARSTD, from the coding sequence ATGATCGTTCGTCAGGCTCTGTTCGAGGGGATTATCCATCCTGGCCGGGAGCAGGCATTCCGCGGCTATGTCGAGGAGAGGCTGGTGCCCCTGTGGCAGGCCTTTCCGGGCGTCAGGGAAGTTCGGGTGCTCCATGCCGTCGACCGGGACGAGGGGGCACCAGCCTTCGCGATGATCCTTTCCACGACCTATGACGACCGCGAGGCTTTGGCGCGAGCCCTGGAGTCGCCGGTGCGCTACGAGAGCCGTGAATTGACGAAGGGTCTGCTGGAGATGTTCGAAGGGCACATCCACTACCATGTGTTCGAGCTGGACGCTCGATCGACAGATTGA
- a CDS encoding RidA family protein encodes MTRRDAIFPANRHALYEAHGYSAAIRSGDLLFVSGQVGSRSDGTPEPDFGRQVQLAFDNLRATLNAAGCTFDDIVDVTTFHTDPENQFETIMAVKNQIFGTPPYPNWTALGVNWLAGFDFEIKVIARIPEAA; translated from the coding sequence ATGACGCGACGCGACGCAATCTTTCCCGCAAATCGGCATGCCCTGTACGAAGCTCACGGATATTCAGCCGCGATCCGCTCCGGCGACCTCCTGTTCGTCTCCGGGCAGGTCGGCAGCCGTTCCGATGGTACTCCGGAACCGGATTTCGGGCGCCAGGTCCAATTGGCTTTCGACAATCTACGGGCGACGCTGAATGCGGCCGGCTGCACCTTCGACGATATAGTCGATGTGACCACGTTCCATACCGACCCCGAGAACCAGTTCGAAACCATCATGGCCGTCAAGAATCAGATCTTCGGCACTCCACCTTATCCCAACTGGACCGCGCTGGGCGTAAACTGGCTTGCCGGGTTCGATTTCGAGATCAAGGTCATCGCGCGCATTCCCGAGGCGGCATAG
- a CDS encoding ATP-binding cassette domain-containing protein, with product MTTPIIECRNLQKWYSGVHALKNVDLTIHPGETVGLVGDNGAGKSTLIKILSGVHHQDSGDVLIEGRKVALRSPKDAMRYGLETIYQYNSMVPTMSIARNLFIGREPMKWSVFGVGIMDQKRMRVESIQAIADVDLHLRSPDALVGELSGGQRQGVAIARAMHFKSKVLILDEPTNHLSVKETDKVIGFVRGLKAQGLTGIFISHNMQHVFQSCDRIVAMARGEIVFDKPTADTSIDEVHALL from the coding sequence ATGACCACACCGATCATCGAATGCCGCAACCTTCAGAAATGGTATAGCGGCGTGCATGCGCTGAAGAATGTCGATCTCACGATCCACCCCGGCGAGACCGTCGGCCTGGTCGGCGACAACGGCGCCGGCAAGTCGACGCTCATCAAGATTCTCTCGGGCGTCCACCATCAGGATTCCGGCGACGTGCTGATCGAAGGCCGCAAGGTAGCTCTTCGCAGCCCAAAGGATGCGATGCGCTACGGGCTGGAGACGATCTATCAGTACAATTCCATGGTTCCGACCATGTCGATCGCCCGCAATCTCTTCATCGGCCGCGAGCCGATGAAATGGTCGGTCTTCGGCGTCGGCATCATGGACCAGAAGCGCATGCGTGTCGAAAGCATCCAGGCCATCGCCGATGTCGACCTGCATCTGCGCTCGCCGGATGCGCTGGTCGGAGAGCTTTCGGGCGGCCAGCGGCAGGGCGTTGCGATCGCGCGCGCCATGCACTTCAAGTCGAAGGTGCTGATCCTGGACGAGCCGACAAACCATCTTTCGGTCAAGGAGACCGACAAGGTGATCGGCTTCGTGCGCGGCTTGAAGGCGCAGGGCCTGACCGGAATCTTCATCTCCCACAACATGCAGCACGTCTTCCAATCCTGCGACCGCATCGTCGCAATGGCCCGCGGCGAGATCGTGTTCGATAAACCGACCGCGGACACTTCGATAGACGAGGTTCACGCGCTTCTGTGA
- a CDS encoding transporter substrate-binding domain-containing protein: MNISRRMAISVLCAAALVAGLVSPVAAQTVEVIKSAGTVKVGMLVDFPPFGIMDANNQPDGYDADVAKLLAKELGVEVTIVPVTGPNRIPYLQSNQVDLLVASLGITEERAKNVDFSQPYAGISIGVFGAADLAVTKPEDLAGKTIGVARASTQDTAVTKIAPQDANIQRFDDDASAVQALLSGQVELIGVSNVVAAQIEAAAPGRFNQKLQLSQQVQGIAVRKGSNEMLKFVNGFLDKVKADGQLNAIHEKWLGSPLPEFVTEAK; the protein is encoded by the coding sequence ATGAATATCTCGAGACGCATGGCAATATCTGTCCTCTGCGCCGCTGCGCTTGTCGCGGGCCTGGTGTCGCCCGTTGCAGCGCAGACGGTGGAGGTAATCAAATCGGCCGGTACGGTGAAGGTCGGCATGCTGGTCGATTTCCCGCCGTTTGGGATCATGGACGCGAACAACCAGCCGGATGGTTACGATGCCGATGTTGCGAAGCTGCTTGCCAAGGAGCTCGGAGTCGAAGTGACGATCGTGCCGGTGACGGGGCCTAACCGCATACCCTACCTGCAAAGCAACCAGGTGGACCTGCTGGTCGCCTCGCTGGGCATCACCGAGGAGCGCGCCAAGAACGTCGATTTCTCGCAGCCTTACGCAGGCATCTCGATCGGCGTGTTCGGCGCCGCGGACCTGGCCGTCACAAAGCCTGAAGATCTGGCCGGCAAGACGATCGGCGTCGCCCGCGCCAGCACGCAGGACACGGCGGTCACCAAGATTGCCCCGCAGGACGCCAACATTCAACGCTTCGACGACGATGCCAGTGCGGTGCAAGCGCTCCTTTCCGGACAGGTCGAGCTGATCGGCGTTTCCAATGTCGTCGCCGCCCAGATCGAAGCCGCCGCCCCTGGGCGGTTCAATCAGAAGCTTCAGCTGAGCCAGCAGGTTCAGGGTATCGCCGTTCGCAAGGGATCGAACGAGATGTTGAAGTTCGTCAACGGCTTCCTCGACAAGGTCAAAGCGGACGGACAGCTCAACGCCATCCACGAGAAGTGGCTCGGTTCGCCGCTGCCGGAATTCGTCACTGAAGCGAAATAG
- a CDS encoding D-amino-acid transaminase: MGRIVYVYGQFVPEEEARIGLFDRGFLFGDAVYEVTAVIGGRMIDNDLHLDRLERSLRELAIPLGLSRKEIAGVQAELIARNALRDGTIYLQVSRGEADRDFLYSDALAPRFVGFTQAKTLTGTKAQQDGISVDLADDPRWHRRDIKTAMLLGQVMAKQAARARGFDDVWLVENGLVTEGASSTAHVITGDGRILTRAASRATLPGCTQRALALLCAAEDLAIEERAFTPNEAQAAAEAFQTSASSLVMPVVRIGDRVVGNGKPGPMTRKLQALYLEAAGVPV, translated from the coding sequence ATGGGCAGGATCGTCTATGTCTACGGTCAATTCGTACCGGAAGAGGAGGCCCGCATAGGGCTTTTCGATCGCGGCTTCCTGTTCGGCGATGCCGTCTACGAAGTGACGGCGGTTATCGGCGGGCGGATGATCGACAACGACCTGCATCTTGACCGTCTCGAACGCTCGCTGAGGGAACTCGCCATTCCGCTCGGCCTCTCGCGCAAGGAGATTGCCGGCGTCCAGGCGGAATTGATCGCCCGCAACGCCTTGCGGGACGGCACAATCTATCTGCAGGTCTCGCGCGGCGAGGCGGATCGCGACTTTCTCTATTCCGACGCACTGGCGCCGCGGTTCGTCGGCTTCACGCAGGCGAAGACGCTGACCGGCACGAAGGCCCAGCAGGACGGCATCTCGGTCGATCTCGCCGACGATCCGCGCTGGCACCGTCGCGACATCAAGACCGCCATGCTGCTCGGTCAGGTCATGGCGAAGCAGGCGGCCCGCGCCCGCGGTTTCGACGATGTCTGGCTGGTGGAGAACGGACTGGTGACGGAGGGCGCATCCTCCACGGCCCATGTCATCACCGGTGACGGGCGCATCCTTACCCGCGCCGCGTCGCGCGCGACGCTGCCCGGCTGCACGCAGCGCGCCCTCGCACTGCTCTGTGCCGCCGAGGATCTCGCGATCGAGGAGCGCGCCTTCACGCCCAACGAGGCGCAGGCCGCCGCGGAGGCGTTCCAGACCTCCGCCTCGAGCCTCGTCATGCCCGTCGTGCGCATCGGCGACCGGGTGGTCGGCAACGGCAAGCCCGGTCCGATGACCCGAAAACTCCAGGCCCTCTACCTGGAAGCGGCTGGCGTTCCGGTCTAG
- a CDS encoding amino acid ABC transporter permease — MIRAFGWNEFLVIVAAAQWTIALSAIAFAGGSVGGLLVALMRVADTRALRLSATGFIRVFQGTPLLMQLFLVFLGMNIFGFAINPWIAATIALALHASAFLGEIWRGCIEAVPKGQREAATALGLRYFRSMRHVILPQAARIAVAPTVGFLVQLIKGTSLASIIGFTELTRQGQIINNATFSPFLVFGTVATVYFLLCWPLSLIARRMETRFSRATAR, encoded by the coding sequence ATGATCAGAGCCTTCGGCTGGAACGAGTTTCTCGTCATCGTCGCTGCGGCACAGTGGACGATCGCCCTATCCGCGATCGCTTTTGCCGGCGGCAGCGTCGGCGGACTACTGGTGGCATTGATGCGCGTCGCCGATACGCGAGCGCTGCGCCTCTCGGCGACGGGCTTCATCCGCGTCTTCCAGGGAACCCCGCTGCTGATGCAGCTCTTTCTGGTATTCCTCGGCATGAACATCTTCGGCTTTGCGATCAATCCTTGGATTGCCGCGACCATTGCGCTCGCGCTCCACGCCAGCGCCTTCCTGGGCGAGATCTGGCGCGGCTGCATCGAGGCCGTGCCGAAGGGACAGCGCGAGGCGGCGACTGCGCTCGGCCTGCGCTATTTTCGGTCGATGCGTCATGTGATCCTGCCTCAGGCGGCCCGTATCGCCGTCGCGCCCACCGTCGGCTTCCTGGTGCAACTCATAAAGGGCACATCGCTCGCATCGATCATCGGCTTTACCGAGCTGACCCGGCAAGGGCAGATCATCAACAATGCGACGTTCAGTCCGTTCCTGGTCTTCGGCACCGTTGCCACCGTCTATTTTCTGCTTTGCTGGCCGCTGTCGCTGATCGCACGTCGAATGGAGACCCGTTTTTCCCGCGCAACGGCACGTTGA
- a CDS encoding 2-hydroxyacid dehydrogenase has product MMPFVMDELHRNYTVHRLYEAADRPALEAALPSIRAVATGGGAGLSNDWIEKLPSLGIIAINGVGTDKVDLARARGRNIDVTTTPGVLSDDVADLGIALMLAVLRRIGDGDRLVREGRWAAGGQLPLGHSPKGKRIGVLGLGQIGRALASRAEAFGMSVRYWNRSTLSGVDWIAHQSPIDLARDSDVLAVCVAASAATQNIVDASLLQALGPEGIVVNVARGNVVDEDALIEALRSGTIAGAGLDVFVNEPAIRSEFHTTPNTVLMPHQGSATVETRMAMGKLVLANLAAHFAGEKAPNTVN; this is encoded by the coding sequence ATGATGCCGTTCGTCATGGACGAACTGCACCGGAACTACACGGTTCACAGGCTTTACGAGGCCGCCGACCGGCCGGCGCTCGAAGCGGCGCTCCCATCGATCCGCGCGGTTGCCACGGGTGGCGGTGCGGGCCTCTCCAATGACTGGATCGAAAAGCTTCCGTCGCTGGGGATCATCGCGATCAACGGGGTAGGGACGGACAAGGTGGATCTCGCCCGGGCGCGCGGTCGCAACATCGATGTGACGACGACACCGGGCGTGCTCTCGGACGATGTCGCTGACCTCGGTATCGCGCTCATGCTTGCCGTCCTGCGGCGGATCGGCGATGGCGACAGGCTGGTGCGCGAAGGCCGCTGGGCCGCGGGCGGACAATTGCCGCTCGGCCATAGCCCGAAGGGAAAGCGGATCGGCGTACTCGGCCTCGGTCAGATCGGGCGGGCATTGGCGTCGCGCGCGGAGGCCTTCGGCATGTCGGTGCGATACTGGAACCGGTCCACCCTTTCCGGCGTCGACTGGATCGCGCATCAGAGCCCGATCGATCTCGCCCGCGACAGCGACGTTCTGGCCGTCTGCGTGGCGGCAAGTGCGGCGACGCAAAACATCGTCGACGCGTCCCTTCTTCAGGCGCTCGGTCCCGAGGGTATCGTGGTAAACGTCGCGCGTGGCAACGTCGTCGACGAGGACGCCCTGATCGAAGCGTTGAGATCCGGAACGATCGCGGGTGCTGGGCTCGATGTCTTCGTCAACGAACCCGCAATCCGCAGCGAATTCCATACCACGCCGAATACAGTGCTCATGCCGCATCAGGGCAGCGCGACGGTCGAGACGCGCATGGCCATGGGAAAGCTCGTGCTTGCAAATCTCGCCGCCCACTTTGCCGGCGAAAAAGCGCCGAACACCGTCAACTGA
- a CDS encoding BA14K family protein produces MKTALAVFGGFVLSLALFLSGAVVAVLFLTGKPARQPQLDVNQSEIWTKQPRAVDRAAQQFERLPARPAPSDLNASKEPETPAMANEAEKERSPEPLDRMATASTQPPPAQEQPTASTVPAAHAEWCAKRYRSYRPFDNSYRSFSGGRRTCNSPYMDAAWGPSEDLWPETPGIDAEDADDPSTQMEYSADDGEAIRLTQEHVAYCFSRYRSYRPEDNSYQPYRGGPRRQCR; encoded by the coding sequence GTGAAAACGGCGTTGGCGGTATTTGGCGGGTTCGTCCTGTCTCTCGCGTTGTTCCTGAGCGGGGCGGTCGTCGCAGTCTTGTTCCTAACCGGCAAGCCTGCGCGCCAGCCGCAGCTGGACGTGAATCAGTCAGAGATATGGACCAAGCAGCCGCGAGCAGTCGACAGGGCGGCCCAGCAATTCGAGCGGCTGCCCGCCCGCCCCGCACCGTCCGACCTCAACGCTTCGAAAGAGCCTGAGACGCCCGCAATGGCCAATGAGGCCGAAAAGGAACGCTCTCCGGAGCCTTTGGACAGGATGGCCACCGCTTCAACTCAACCGCCGCCCGCGCAGGAGCAGCCGACGGCGTCGACAGTGCCCGCCGCTCATGCCGAATGGTGTGCAAAACGCTATCGCAGCTATCGTCCGTTCGACAACAGCTACAGATCTTTCAGTGGCGGACGGCGGACCTGCAACTCACCCTACATGGATGCGGCGTGGGGGCCGTCGGAGGATCTTTGGCCTGAAACGCCCGGTATCGATGCGGAAGATGCCGATGACCCCTCGACGCAGATGGAATACTCGGCCGATGATGGCGAGGCAATCAGACTGACGCAGGAGCATGTTGCCTATTGCTTCAGCCGCTACCGCTCCTACCGCCCCGAAGACAACAGTTACCAGCCTTACCGCGGCGGCCCGCGCAGGCAGTGCCGGTAA
- a CDS encoding amino acid ABC transporter ATP-binding protein — protein sequence MNTERENASPPDSREASDPAVRMEGVNKWYDGFHALKNIDLAVGRGERIVICGPSGSGKSTLIRCINQLETIHSGRIVVDGHDLTAGGRNVDLVRQETGMVFQQFNLFPHMTVLENCTLAPMKVRGLAKAEAEETAMKYLKRVRIPEQAVKYPAQLSGGQQQRVAIARALCMNPKIMLFDEPTSALDPEMVKEVLDTMVDLANEGMTMLCVTHEMGFARSVADRVVFMNRGEILEIAPPDAFFGAPQHERTRFFLGQIS from the coding sequence ATGAACACGGAACGCGAAAACGCCTCGCCCCCGGATTCGCGCGAGGCTTCGGACCCAGCCGTCCGCATGGAGGGCGTCAACAAGTGGTATGACGGCTTTCACGCGCTCAAGAACATCGACTTGGCGGTCGGCCGCGGCGAACGGATCGTCATCTGTGGACCATCGGGTTCCGGCAAGTCGACGCTGATCCGATGCATCAACCAGCTCGAGACCATTCATTCGGGCAGGATCGTCGTGGACGGGCACGACCTGACCGCCGGTGGGAGGAATGTCGACCTGGTCCGGCAGGAGACCGGCATGGTCTTCCAGCAGTTCAACCTTTTCCCGCACATGACGGTGCTGGAGAACTGCACGCTGGCTCCGATGAAGGTACGCGGCCTCGCCAAGGCCGAGGCCGAAGAGACGGCCATGAAATATCTGAAACGGGTGCGCATCCCCGAGCAGGCGGTGAAATATCCGGCGCAGCTTTCGGGCGGGCAGCAGCAGCGCGTCGCGATCGCGCGGGCACTGTGCATGAACCCGAAGATCATGCTCTTCGACGAGCCGACCTCGGCCCTCGATCCGGAAATGGTCAAGGAGGTCCTAGACACGATGGTGGATCTCGCCAACGAAGGCATGACCATGCTTTGCGTCACGCATGAGATGGGTTTCGCACGAAGCGTCGCCGATCGTGTCGTCTTCATGAACCGCGGCGAGATCCTGGAGATCGCGCCGCCCGATGCCTTCTTCGGCGCCCCGCAACACGAGCGCACGCGCTTCTTCCTCGGCCAGATCTCCTGA